A window from Megalobrama amblycephala isolate DHTTF-2021 linkage group LG9, ASM1881202v1, whole genome shotgun sequence encodes these proteins:
- the brd2a gene encoding bromodomain-containing protein 2a isoform X3, whose protein sequence is MQGLTMMEQTISGPGKRIRKPSLLYEGFEGPALPQVPQSGPPQPPVRDPTRQGRMTNQLQFLQKALQKTLWRHHFAWPFHEPVDAAKLNLPDYYNIIKQPMDMGTIKKRLENNYYRSASECMQDFNTMFTNCYIYNKPTDDIVLMAQSLEKAFLQKVAQMPQEEEEIPAPVPRGKPGKLKKGHKSISGGFTTAHQVPAISSVSQSAYSPPTPDTPDSVLSTPPQMLITKTLPPTSHSTPALLGLPPTQPTAKKKGVKRKADTTTPTTTGMPLTMGVGGMGLGLGGGDSPLTISAYSADPKQGLSLGLNLGLGGGLVGDKVPARRGGSGRPIKPPRKDLPDSQNQHQPVRRGRLSQQLRYCSTILKELLSKKHTAYAWPFYKPVDVSLLGLHDYHDIIKCPMDLSTIKRKMDHREYRDALQFAADIRLMFSNCYKYNPPDHDVVSMARKLQDVFEFRFAKMPDEPLESLPPASLGGGLGGHSSSSSSSSSSSSESDVSSESESESSPSSDSEEERAHRLAQLQEQVCTQLRAVHEQLAALSSTPIVKPKKKKEKKDKKKKKKPEKHKRSRSMVEDEVVIRPPKTPKLSKTPKSRSNSKAATSTQGKKGSSKKSNKSKSSKKSQAASFNPLPMSHGGLTPHYDSEEEEETSPMSYDEKRQLSLDINRLPGEKLGRVVHIIQSREPSLRDTNPEEIEIDFETLKPSTLRELERYVMMCLRKKPRKPYVAVKGAAGKSREELALEKKRELERRLQDVSGQLNSGKKPQKTKVEKPTAVEPHAMASRLSASSSSSDSSSSSSSSSSSDTSDSDSG, encoded by the exons CGCAAGCCGTCGCTGCTGTACGAAGGTTTTGAAGGACCTGCTCTGCCCCAGGTTCCCCAATCCGGACCCCCTCAACCCCCTGTACGGGACCCCACTCGACAGGGCCGCATGACCAACCAACTGCAGTTCCTCCAGAAGGCTTTACAGAAGACGCTGTGGAGGCATCACTTCGCCTGGCCTTTCCATGAGCCGGTGGATGCTGCCAAGCTCAACCTCCCT GATTATTATAACATCATTAAGCAGCCCATGGACATGGGGACCATCAAGAAAAGACTGGAGAACAATTATTACCGCAGTGCCAGCGAGTGCATGCAGGATTTCAACACCATGTTCACCAACTGCTACATCTACAACAag CCAACAGATGACATTGTCCTGATGGCCCAGTCTCTGGAGAAGGCTTTCCTGCAGAAGGTTGCACAGATGCCCCAAGAGGAAGAAGAGATTCCCGCACCTGTCCCTAGGGGCAAACCGGGCAAACTTAAAAAAGGCCACAAATCAA TTTCAGGTGGATTCACGACAGCTCATCAGGTCCCTGCTATATCTTCTGTATCCCAGTCGGCCTACTCCCCTCCCACTCCAGACACCCCAGACTCGGTCCTGTCCACCCCACCGCAGATGCTTATAACCAAGACTTTGCCTCCCACTTCACATAGCACCCCTGCGCTGCTGGGCCTGCCACCTACCCAACCTACTGCAAAG AAAAAGGGCGTCAAGCGTAAGGCAGACACGACCACCCCCACCACCACGGGCATGCCTCTCACTATGGGTGTAGGTGGCATGGGTCTCGGCTTGGGTGGCGGTGACTCCCCGCTCACCATCTCTGCTTATAGTGCAGACCCCAAACAGGGTCTGTCCCTTGGCCTGAACCTAGGTCTTGGTGGAGGCCTGGTTGGAGACAAAGTTCCGGCGAGACGAGGTGGCAGTGGCAGGCCCATCAAGCCACCACGGAAAGACTTGCCAGACTCCCAGAACCAACATCAGCCAGTGCGGCGTGGGAGGCTGAGCCAGCAGCTACGATACTGCAGCACGATTCTCAAGGAGCTGCTGTCGAAGAAGCACACAGCCTACGCCTGGCCCTTCTACAAGCCGGTGGATGTTTCCTTACTGGGACTGCACGACTATCACGACATTATCAAGTGTCCCATGGATCTAAGCACTATAAAG AGGAAAATGGATCATCGGGAGTACCGGGATGCATTGCAGTTTGCCGCTGACATCAGGCTAATGTTTTCAAACTGTTACAAGTACAATCCCCCAGATCACGATGTGGTGTCCATGGCCCGAAAATTACAG GATGTCTTTGAGTTCCGCTTCGCCAAGATGCCTGACGAGCCCCTGGAGTCCCTCCCACCTGCGTCCCTGGGCGGCGGCCTGGGCGGTcactcctcctcttcctcctcctcttcctcctcgtCATCAGAGAGTGACGTGAGCAGCGAGAGCGAGAGCGAGAGCAGCCCGAGCTCCGACAGTGAGGAGGAGAGAGCGCATCGCCTGGCCCAGCTTCAGGAACAGGTGTGTACACAG TTGAGGGCGGTGCACGAGCAGCTGGCTGCGCTGTCCTCTACGCCCATCGTCAAGcccaagaagaagaaagaaaagaaagacaagaagaaaaagaagaagccGGAAAAACACAAGAGGAGCAGGAGCATGGTAGAGGATGAGGTTGTCATTCGGCCGCCAAAAACGCCAAAACTCTCCAAGACACCAAAGAGCAGGAGCAACAGCAAAGCAGCGACTTCCACTCAGGGCAAGAAGGGCTCCAGTAAGAAGAGCAACAAGAGCAA ATCCTCAAAGAAATCTCAAGCTGCATCGTTTAACCCCCTACCCATGAGCCACGGTGGTCTTACGCCACACTATGACtcggaggaagaggaggagaccAGCCCCATGAGCTACGACGAGAAGCGGCAGCTCAGCCTGGACATCAACAGGCTGCCGGGCGAGAAACTGGGCCGCGTGGTCCACATCATCCAATCGCGAGAGCCCTCGCTGCGCGACACCAACCCAGAGGAGATCGAGATCGACTTTGAGACGCTCAAACCGTCTACGCTGCGGGAACTAGAGCGATACGTCATGATGTGTTTACGAAAGAAACCACGGAAACCTTATG TGGCAGTCAAAGGTGCTGCGGGTAAATCTCGTGAGGAGTTGGctctggagaagaagagagagcTGGAGAGAAGACTACAGGACGTCAGCGGCCAGCTTAACTCCGGCAAGAAACCACAGAAAACCAAAG TGGAGAAACCCACTGCGGTGGAACCCCATGCCATGGCGTCTCGTCTCAGCGCCAGCAGTTCCAGCTCAGACTCCTCCTCATCGTCAtcctcttcctcatcctctgACACCAGTGACTCAGACTCAGGCTGA